A window of the Haloarcula litorea genome harbors these coding sequences:
- a CDS encoding HalOD1 output domain-containing protein: MTPATDTAPDSPLVSVTADPSEPLAATIVRAVAAVDDERIAALPPLTESVDPDAVDALFSSDASGHVAFTYSGHRVVVDADGGVAVY, translated from the coding sequence ATGACTCCAGCTACGGACACAGCCCCCGACTCGCCGCTCGTCTCCGTCACGGCCGACCCATCAGAGCCCCTCGCCGCGACGATCGTCAGGGCCGTCGCCGCCGTCGACGACGAGCGGATCGCGGCCCTCCCGCCGCTGACGGAGTCCGTCGATCCCGACGCCGTCGACGCCCTGTTCTCGTCGGACGCCAGCGGACACGTCGCCTTCACCTACAGCGGACACCGCGTCGTCGTCGACGCCGACGGCGGGGTGGCCGTCTACTGA